The following proteins are encoded in a genomic region of Thunnus maccoyii chromosome 8, fThuMac1.1, whole genome shotgun sequence:
- the LOC121901690 gene encoding general transcription factor II-I repeat domain-containing protein 2B-like isoform X1 has protein sequence MKWLVSVRSKEMRWLSRGKVLRWFFELHDEIRMFQARKEGNVQVPTDKQWISDLTFLVDVTELLNILNLQLQAKDQIISQLSDRVRAFKQKLLLLSRHLSAGNLAHFPSLREVGLMEENVPKYMNILSNLVLEFDRRFEDFKHNATVFELFAEPFSVNVNTVSEELQMELIELQSDSQLQNKFTAVPLLDFYRCVPADRYAKICKHAQVMLSLFGSTYLCEQAFSLMKCKQRNSLSDSHPHDILTLSVSQLETNVERLL, from the exons atgaagtggctggtgagtgtacgCTCCAAGGAGATGAGATGGCTGAGCCGAGGGAAAGTTCTCCGCTGGTTTTTTGAGCTGCATGATGAGATCAGGATGTTTCAAGCAAGAAAGGAAGGTAATGTTCAAGTGCCCACGGATAAGCAATGGATCTCTGACCTGACTTTTCTGGTAGACGTCACAGAGCTGCTCAACATTTTGAATCTTCAGCTCCAAGCGAAGGACCAGATAATCAGCCAGCTGTCTGATCGTGTCAGAGCCTTCAAGCAAAAACTACTACTGCTCAGCAGACATCTCTCAGCAG GAAATTTGGCCCATTTCCCCAGTCTTAGAGAGGTAGGCTTGATGGAAGAGAATGTACCAAAGTACATGAACATTCTCAGCAATCTTGTGCTGGAGTTTGACAGGCGCTTTGAAGATTTCAAACACAATGCAACAGTCTTTGAGCTATTTGCTGAGCCCTTTTCTGTTAATGTGAACACAGTCAGTGAGGAGCTTCAAATGGAATTAATAGAACTGCAGTCTGACTCACAACTTCAAAACAAGTTCACAGCTGTTCCCTTACTGGACTTTTACAGATGTGTTCCAGCAGACAGGTATGCAAAGATCTGCAAACATGCACAGGTAATGTTGTCCCTCTTTGGAAGTACCTACCTTTGTGAGCAGGCTTTCAGTCTGATGAAGTGTAAGCAGAGAAACTCACTCTCTGACTCTCACCCCCATGACATCCTCACTCTGTCAGTAAGTCAGCTGGAGACTAATGTTGAAAGACTTttgtaa
- the LOC121901690 gene encoding general transcription factor II-I repeat domain-containing protein 2B-like isoform X2: protein MMRSGCFKQERKLQAKDQIISQLSDRVRAFKQKLLLLSRHLSAGNLAHFPSLREVGLMEENVPKYMNILSNLVLEFDRRFEDFKHNATVFELFAEPFSVNVNTVSEELQMELIELQSDSQLQNKFTAVPLLDFYRCVPADRYAKICKHAQVMLSLFGSTYLCEQAFSLMKCKQRNSLSDSHPHDILTLSVSQLETNVERLL from the exons ATGATGAGATCAGGATGTTTCAAGCAAGAAAGGAAG CTCCAAGCGAAGGACCAGATAATCAGCCAGCTGTCTGATCGTGTCAGAGCCTTCAAGCAAAAACTACTACTGCTCAGCAGACATCTCTCAGCAG GAAATTTGGCCCATTTCCCCAGTCTTAGAGAGGTAGGCTTGATGGAAGAGAATGTACCAAAGTACATGAACATTCTCAGCAATCTTGTGCTGGAGTTTGACAGGCGCTTTGAAGATTTCAAACACAATGCAACAGTCTTTGAGCTATTTGCTGAGCCCTTTTCTGTTAATGTGAACACAGTCAGTGAGGAGCTTCAAATGGAATTAATAGAACTGCAGTCTGACTCACAACTTCAAAACAAGTTCACAGCTGTTCCCTTACTGGACTTTTACAGATGTGTTCCAGCAGACAGGTATGCAAAGATCTGCAAACATGCACAGGTAATGTTGTCCCTCTTTGGAAGTACCTACCTTTGTGAGCAGGCTTTCAGTCTGATGAAGTGTAAGCAGAGAAACTCACTCTCTGACTCTCACCCCCATGACATCCTCACTCTGTCAGTAAGTCAGCTGGAGACTAATGTTGAAAGACTTttgtaa